The proteins below are encoded in one region of Nocardioides marmorisolisilvae:
- a CDS encoding ATP-dependent DNA ligase, producing the protein MLPVTPPVRPMLAKSVKGIPDPAKFPGGLSFEPKWDGFRCLVFKDGDDVELASRNTKPLTRYFPEVVAAMRAQLPDKCVLDGELFVALTPDGGRGRLEFEVLQERIHPAASRINLLAEQTPASFVAFDLLALGDEDLMARPFAERRAALEEALAGLDGPCYLTRTTDDPAEAEQWFDQFEGAGLDGVVAKPLAAPYQPNVRSMLKIKHARTADVVLAGYRLHKTSTEERPLLGSMLLGLYDGDRLQHVGVAASFTDKRRAELYDELQPLVCPIEEHPWGEWKEWAIANPDRVPGTQSRWSAGKDLSFTPLRPERVLEVGYEHMEGRRFRHTAQFKRWRPDRDPESCGYEQLEEPVSYDLTRVLGVSDEPASGRRR; encoded by the coding sequence ATGCTGCCCGTGACGCCACCGGTCCGTCCGATGCTCGCCAAGTCGGTCAAGGGAATCCCGGACCCGGCGAAGTTCCCCGGCGGTCTGTCCTTCGAGCCCAAGTGGGACGGGTTCCGCTGCCTGGTCTTCAAGGACGGCGACGACGTCGAGCTGGCCTCCCGCAACACCAAGCCGCTGACGCGCTACTTCCCCGAGGTGGTGGCGGCGATGCGCGCTCAGCTCCCGGACAAGTGCGTGCTCGACGGCGAGCTGTTCGTGGCGCTGACCCCGGACGGCGGCCGAGGTCGGCTCGAGTTCGAGGTGCTGCAGGAGCGGATCCACCCCGCCGCATCGCGGATCAACCTGCTCGCCGAGCAGACCCCGGCCAGCTTCGTCGCGTTCGACCTGCTCGCCCTCGGCGACGAGGACCTGATGGCCCGACCGTTCGCCGAGCGACGGGCCGCCCTGGAGGAGGCGCTCGCGGGCCTCGACGGGCCGTGCTACCTGACCCGGACGACCGACGACCCGGCCGAGGCCGAGCAGTGGTTCGACCAGTTCGAGGGTGCCGGGCTCGACGGCGTCGTCGCCAAGCCGCTGGCGGCGCCGTACCAGCCGAACGTGCGGTCGATGCTCAAGATCAAGCACGCCCGCACCGCCGACGTGGTACTGGCCGGCTACCGGCTGCACAAGACCTCGACGGAGGAACGGCCACTGCTCGGGTCGATGCTGCTCGGCCTGTACGACGGCGACCGACTGCAGCACGTCGGGGTGGCGGCCAGCTTCACCGACAAGCGTCGTGCCGAGCTGTACGACGAGCTGCAGCCGCTGGTGTGCCCGATCGAGGAGCACCCCTGGGGCGAGTGGAAGGAGTGGGCCATCGCCAACCCGGACCGGGTCCCGGGCACCCAGAGTCGCTGGAGCGCGGGCAAGGATCTCTCCTTCACCCCGCTGCGGCCCGAGCGCGTGCTCGAGGTCGGCTACGAGCACATGGAGGGCAGGCGCTTCCGGCACACCGCCCAGTTCAAGCGCTGGCGCCCCGACCGCGACCCGGAGTCGTGCGGCTACGAGCAGTTGGAGGAGCCGGTGAGCTACGACCTGACTAGAGTGTTGGGTGTCAGCGACGAGCCGGCCTCCGGGAGGCGACGATGA